Proteins from one Panthera leo isolate Ple1 chromosome D1, P.leo_Ple1_pat1.1, whole genome shotgun sequence genomic window:
- the APOA4 gene encoding apolipoprotein A-IV: MFLRAVVLTLALVAVTGARAEVSPDQVATVVWDYFSQLSNNAKEAVEHLQQSELTQQLNALFQDKLGQVNTYADNLQKKLVPFATELHERLTKDSEKLKEEIRKELEELRARLLPHANEVSQKIGDNVRELQQRLGPYADELRTQVNTHAEHLRRHLTSHAQRMETVLRENVGNLQSSLTPYADEFKAKIDQNIEELKGHLTPYADELKVKIDQNVEELRRSLAPYAQDVQEKLNHQLEGLAFQMKKNAEELKAKITANAEELRQRLAPVAEDVRGKLRDNAKGLQESLAQLNSHLDRQVEEFRRNMGPYGDTFNRALVQQLEELRQKLGPYAGGMEDHLSFLEKDLRDKVNSFFSTLKEKENQDMPLALPEQERAPGPLES; the protein is encoded by the exons ATGTTCCTGAGGGCTGTGGTCCTGACCCTGGCCCTAGTGGCTGTCACCG GTGCCCGGGCTGAGGTCAGTCCCGACCAGGTGGCCACCGTGGTGTGGGACTACTTCAGTCAGCTGAGCAACAATGCCAAGGAAGCCGTGGAACATCTCCAGCAGTCTGAGCTCACCCAGCAGCTCAA TGCCCTCTTCCAGGACAAGCTCGGGCAAGTGAACACCTATGCGGATAACCTGCAGAAGAAGCTCGTGCCCTTCGCCACTGAGCTGCACGAACGCCTGACCAAAGACTCCGAGAAGCTGAAGGAGGAGATTCGGAAGGAGCTGGAGGAGCTGCGGGCACGGCTGCTGCCCCACGCCAACGAGGTGAGCCAGAAAATCGGGGACAATGTGCGCGAGCTGCAGCAGCGCCTGGGGCCCTACGCGGACGAGCTGCGCACCCAGGTCAACACTCACGCCGAGCACCTGCGGCGCCACCTGACGTCCCACGCGCAGCGCATGGAGACCGTGCTGCGCGAGAACGTGGGCAACCTGCAGTCCTCACTGACGCCCTACGCAGATGAGTTCAAGGCCAAGATCGACCAGAACATAGAAGAGCTCAAGGGGCATCTCACGCCCTACGCCGATGAGCTCAAGGTCAAGATCGACCAGAACGTGGAAGAGCTGCGCCGCAGCCTGGCTCCCTACGCGCAGGACGTCCAGGAGAAGCTCAACCACCAGCTCGAGGGGCTGGCCTTCCAGATGAAGAAGAATGCCGAGGAGCTGAAGGCCAAGATCACGGCCAATGCCGAGGAGCTGCGGCAGAGGCTGGCGCCGGTGGCCGAGGACGTGCGCGGCAAGCTGAGGGACAACGCCAAGGGACTGCAGGAGTCGCTGGCCCAGCTCAACAGCCACCTGGACCGGCAGGTGGAGGAGTTCCGCCGCAACATGGGGCCCTACGGCGACACCTTCAACAGAGCCCTGGTGCAGCAGTTGGAGGAGCTCAGGCAGAAGCTGGGCCCCTACGCAGGCGGGATGGAAGACCACCTGAGCTTCCTGGAGAAGGACCTGAGAGACAAGGTCAACTCTTTCTTCAGCACCCTCAAGGAGAAGGAGAACCAGGACATGCCTCTGGCCCTCCCCGAGCAGGAGCGGGCGCCAGGCCCTTTGGAGAGCTGA